A single window of Hymenobacter sp. APR13 DNA harbors:
- a CDS encoding GlmU family protein: MHVLLFDDPAIRPHLLPFTFTRPVAALRCGILTLAEKWQIRLGGQPVGYLTEPYLQAKYPAGATAGPALVINGAICPDDVLVQQVQALAAGEALFCDETLVAAHLADATQVAELIQEGFQKTRDVVEPITIIREVWHLFLRNGAEIRRDFDLLTKGRESAPVGDAHTIVYAPENVFIEPGVKIRAAILNAENGPIYLGKNSQVHEGAIISGPLALCEGSHINAGAKMRGDNTVGPFSKVGGEVGNSILLGYSNKGHDGYLGNSVIGEWCNLGADTNTSNLKNNYAPVKIWSHSAGRFVNTGQTFCGLMMGDHSKCGINTMFNTGTVVGVGANIFGAGFPRTFIPSFSWGGAAGFETFRLPKVAEVAERVMARRSLAYDQVEQDIMRHVYEQTVKDRVWERTAPAAPVGGTEL, encoded by the coding sequence ATGCACGTTCTGCTCTTCGACGATCCGGCCATCCGGCCCCATCTGCTGCCCTTCACGTTTACGCGCCCGGTGGCGGCGCTGCGCTGCGGCATCCTGACGCTGGCCGAAAAGTGGCAGATACGGCTCGGTGGGCAGCCCGTGGGCTACCTCACCGAGCCGTATCTGCAGGCCAAGTACCCAGCCGGCGCCACTGCGGGCCCGGCGCTGGTCATCAATGGCGCCATCTGCCCCGATGACGTGCTAGTGCAGCAGGTGCAGGCTCTGGCCGCCGGCGAGGCGCTGTTCTGCGACGAAACGCTGGTTGCGGCCCACCTCGCCGATGCCACCCAGGTAGCCGAGCTGATTCAGGAAGGCTTCCAGAAAACCCGCGACGTAGTCGAGCCCATTACCATTATCCGGGAAGTGTGGCACCTGTTTCTGCGCAACGGCGCCGAAATCCGCCGCGACTTCGACCTGCTGACCAAAGGCCGCGAGTCGGCACCCGTCGGCGACGCGCATACCATTGTGTACGCGCCGGAAAACGTGTTCATCGAGCCCGGTGTGAAGATTCGCGCTGCCATTCTCAACGCCGAAAACGGCCCGATTTACCTCGGCAAAAACTCGCAGGTGCACGAAGGCGCCATCATCAGCGGGCCGCTGGCGCTCTGCGAAGGCAGCCACATCAATGCCGGCGCCAAAATGCGCGGCGACAACACCGTGGGCCCGTTCAGCAAGGTGGGCGGCGAAGTCGGCAACAGCATCCTGCTCGGCTATAGCAACAAAGGCCACGACGGCTACCTCGGCAACTCGGTGATTGGCGAGTGGTGCAACCTGGGCGCCGACACCAACACCAGCAACCTCAAAAACAACTACGCGCCCGTCAAAATCTGGAGCCACTCGGCGGGCCGCTTCGTGAACACCGGCCAGACTTTCTGCGGCCTGATGATGGGCGACCACAGCAAGTGCGGCATCAACACCATGTTCAACACCGGCACGGTGGTGGGCGTGGGCGCCAACATCTTCGGGGCCGGCTTTCCGCGCACTTTCATTCCAAGCTTCAGCTGGGGCGGTGCCGCCGGCTTCGAAACCTTCCGGCTGCCCAAAGTGGCTGAGGTTGCGGAGCGCGTGATGGCCCGCCGCAGCCTGGCCTACGACCAGGTGGAGCAGGACATCATGCGCCACGTGTACGAGCAAACCGTGAAAGACCGGGTGTGGGAGCGGACTGCCCCCGCCGCGCCGGTTGGCGGCACGGAGCTGTAG
- a CDS encoding ATP-binding protein, with protein MRFSDIPGQQQVKQLLVRSVQQNHVAHAQLFRGAEGSAALPLALAFAAFLNCESRTPDADDSCGLCPSCQKIDKLIHPDLNFIVPVTTTKAVAKDATSSKFMADWRTFVLDSPYQGLNDWMQHIGAENKQGSISKEESLQLLRLVSLKAFEAQYKLVVIWQPELMHPAAANAVLKLLEEPPAATVFLLVSHAPEQLLPTIISRVQPVVVRPLSEQDLTNWLRDEHQVPEVKARQLAQLAEGNPGAALAAHHAAATDHDYFALFAGWMRTCFSNKVSEMLERSDEFQKLGRENQKEFLQYALTLLRKVLLFGLDPQLVPHLSTQEQPFVQGFSRFVTPLNADPITRELNEAHYHIERNANPRMVFVDVSLRMATLLKMAT; from the coding sequence ATGCGTTTCTCCGACATTCCTGGCCAGCAACAGGTGAAGCAGCTGCTCGTGCGCAGCGTGCAGCAAAACCACGTGGCGCACGCCCAGCTGTTTCGCGGGGCCGAGGGCTCGGCGGCGCTGCCGCTGGCGCTGGCCTTCGCGGCTTTTCTGAACTGCGAGAGCCGCACGCCCGACGCCGACGATTCCTGCGGCCTGTGCCCGAGCTGCCAGAAAATCGACAAGCTCATCCATCCCGACCTGAACTTCATCGTGCCCGTCACGACCACCAAGGCCGTGGCCAAGGACGCTACCAGCAGCAAGTTCATGGCCGACTGGCGCACCTTCGTGCTCGACAGCCCCTACCAGGGCCTCAACGACTGGATGCAGCACATCGGGGCCGAGAACAAGCAGGGCAGCATTTCCAAGGAAGAAAGCCTGCAGCTGCTGCGGCTTGTGAGCCTCAAGGCCTTTGAGGCGCAGTACAAGCTGGTGGTGATCTGGCAGCCCGAGCTGATGCACCCGGCCGCGGCCAACGCCGTGCTCAAGCTGCTGGAAGAGCCGCCCGCGGCCACGGTGTTTCTGCTGGTCAGCCACGCGCCCGAGCAGCTGCTGCCCACCATCATCAGCCGGGTGCAGCCCGTGGTGGTGCGCCCGCTCTCCGAGCAGGACCTCACCAACTGGCTGCGCGACGAGCACCAGGTGCCCGAAGTGAAGGCCCGGCAGCTGGCCCAGCTCGCGGAAGGCAACCCCGGCGCCGCCCTGGCCGCCCACCACGCCGCCGCCACCGACCACGACTACTTTGCGCTGTTTGCGGGCTGGATGCGCACCTGCTTCAGCAACAAAGTGAGCGAGATGCTGGAGCGGAGCGACGAATTCCAGAAGCTAGGCCGCGAAAACCAGAAGGAGTTTCTGCAGTACGCCCTCACGCTGCTGCGCAAGGTGCTGCTCTTCGGCCTCGATCCGCAGCTGGTGCCGCACCTGTCCACGCAAGAGCAGCCGTTTGTGCAGGGCTTCAGCCGCTTCGTCACGCCCCTCAACGCCGACCCCATCACCCGCGAGCTGAACGAAGCGCACTACCACATCGAGCGCAACGCCAACCCCCGCATGGTGTTCGTGGATGTGTCGCTTCGGATGGCTACGCTACTGAAAATGGCCACCTAG
- a CDS encoding ABC transporter permease: MTHFPLFYRWGQGLSWSWLLLLLAAALLADFLPLSAFPDLLHTSAPPLTPGHPLGTDPQGHDVLVSLVYGARTVLLMSVPATLLATLLGVVLGGAAGFWGNAGLRLPFAVLLTGGIIGLLYLLLQAPASGYSAIWWPVGLLSVGAVGAKILERRQWLKRPIALPIDTWFSMAIVALASLPRLVVVLIVAASIEPSAGSITALLVVVSWPTPARLMRAETRRIRLLPYLEAARALGLPTYSVLLRHILPNSWRVIRASLPMNLAVLIGLETTLSFLGVGLPPELPSWGRLLAASRLAPTNWWLIVFPVVALLLTALALRQLLPATKAQSN; this comes from the coding sequence GTGACACACTTCCCACTTTTCTACCGCTGGGGCCAGGGCCTGAGTTGGAGCTGGCTACTGCTACTGCTGGCAGCAGCCTTGCTCGCCGACTTCCTACCTCTATCTGCCTTTCCGGACTTGCTGCACACAAGTGCGCCTCCCCTCACCCCCGGCCACCCGCTGGGCACCGACCCTCAGGGCCATGATGTACTGGTTAGCCTGGTGTATGGCGCCCGCACGGTGCTGCTAATGAGTGTACCGGCTACGCTGCTCGCCACGTTGCTGGGTGTAGTTTTGGGAGGAGCAGCTGGCTTTTGGGGCAATGCCGGCCTGCGCCTGCCCTTTGCGGTCCTGCTTACTGGTGGCATAATCGGGCTGCTGTACCTGCTGCTACAGGCCCCCGCCAGCGGCTACTCAGCTATCTGGTGGCCTGTAGGGTTGCTGAGTGTTGGTGCAGTAGGGGCTAAAATTCTGGAGCGCCGCCAGTGGTTGAAGCGTCCCATAGCACTGCCCATTGACACGTGGTTTTCTATGGCTATTGTAGCACTGGCCTCCTTACCACGCCTAGTAGTGGTGCTGATAGTAGCTGCCTCCATCGAGCCGAGTGCAGGTTCCATAACCGCCCTTCTTGTTGTGGTTTCGTGGCCCACACCAGCCCGGCTGATGCGCGCCGAAACCCGCAGAATTCGGCTGTTGCCTTACCTGGAAGCTGCCCGGGCACTTGGGCTGCCTACTTACAGCGTGCTACTGCGCCATATTCTCCCTAACAGTTGGCGAGTAATACGCGCATCCTTACCCATGAATCTGGCGGTCCTGATAGGCCTGGAAACCACCTTATCCTTTCTAGGAGTGGGCCTGCCTCCGGAGCTACCGAGCTGGGGACGCCTACTGGCAGCCAGCCGTTTAGCTCCGACGAACTGGTGGCTCATCGTGTTTCCTGTAGTAGCTCTGTTGCTTACTGCGCTTGCTTTACGCCAATTGCTCCCAGCCACCAAAGCCCAGAGCAATTAA
- the hemC gene encoding hydroxymethylbilane synthase: protein MKKPIRIGTRGSKLALWQAHHVAACLEQAGLASEIVIITTKGDVVLDRSLDKIGAKGVFTEELEVGLRTGHIDIAVHSAKDVQSTIPDDLELLAFMEREQVNDVVVSFQPDLDLRKPGLVLGTSSTRRKAMLRRFLPNASTAEARGNLQTRLRKLEEGQYDALVLAYAGVHRMEYDHLIRHVLPETQFVPATGQGSVAIECARTLEPALKTELHRILDHPATHVCLAAERAFLRTMEGGCSIPSFALATLSSDGAVVHLHGGLISLDGGKLLEEAQTADASQAEALGIRIAESVLARGGQQILDEIRRERDA from the coding sequence TTGAAAAAGCCCATTCGCATTGGCACCCGGGGCAGCAAGCTGGCGCTGTGGCAGGCCCACCACGTAGCGGCTTGCCTGGAGCAGGCCGGCCTGGCTTCCGAAATCGTCATCATCACCACCAAAGGCGACGTGGTGCTGGACCGCTCCCTGGATAAAATCGGGGCCAAAGGCGTGTTCACCGAAGAGCTGGAAGTGGGCTTGCGCACCGGCCACATCGATATTGCCGTGCACAGCGCCAAAGACGTGCAAAGCACCATCCCCGACGACCTGGAGCTGCTGGCGTTCATGGAGCGCGAGCAGGTCAACGACGTGGTGGTGAGCTTCCAGCCCGATCTGGATCTGCGCAAGCCGGGCCTCGTGCTGGGCACCAGCAGCACTCGCCGCAAGGCTATGCTGCGCCGTTTTTTGCCCAACGCCAGCACCGCCGAAGCCCGTGGCAACCTCCAGACGCGCCTGCGCAAGCTCGAAGAAGGCCAGTACGACGCGCTGGTGCTGGCCTACGCCGGCGTGCACCGCATGGAATACGACCACCTGATCCGGCACGTGCTGCCCGAAACGCAGTTTGTGCCCGCCACCGGGCAGGGCAGCGTGGCCATTGAGTGCGCCCGCACCCTGGAGCCGGCCCTCAAAACCGAGCTGCACCGCATCCTAGACCACCCGGCTACCCACGTGTGCCTGGCCGCCGAGCGGGCCTTCCTGCGCACCATGGAAGGCGGCTGCAGCATCCCCAGCTTCGCGCTGGCCACCCTCAGCTCCGATGGCGCTGTGGTGCACTTGCACGGCGGCCTCATCAGCCTCGATGGCGGCAAACTGCTGGAAGAAGCCCAGACCGCCGACGCCAGCCAAGCCGAAGCGCTGGGAATTCGCATTGCCGAAAGCGTACTGGCCCGCGGCGGCCAGCAGATTCTCGACGAAATCCGCCGCGAAAGAGACGCGTAG
- a CDS encoding DUF2238 domain-containing protein, with protein MTTALPPTATPSLAPPPPHWFPKLLLAIYLIEFVALGINPAERGTWWAENVPIFLIVLALAVLYVRGTRFSNLAYALMSVLLFMHTVGGHYTFEKVPFDWFNNLFGFKRNMYDRVAHFSVGFYAYAIIELTDSYGTIRNRTISYLFPLCVIGTVAMAYELIEWVYAEVAGGNAGAAFLGSQGDIWDAQKDMLADTSGAIFALILYALFGRGRREAA; from the coding sequence ATGACGACTGCCTTACCCCCTACCGCTACCCCCAGCCTCGCGCCGCCGCCGCCCCACTGGTTTCCGAAATTGCTGCTGGCCATCTACCTGATTGAGTTTGTGGCGCTGGGCATCAACCCGGCCGAGCGCGGCACCTGGTGGGCCGAAAACGTGCCGATTTTCCTGATTGTGCTAGCCCTGGCGGTGCTGTACGTGCGCGGCACGCGCTTCTCCAACCTGGCCTACGCCCTGATGAGCGTGTTGCTGTTCATGCACACCGTGGGCGGCCACTACACCTTCGAGAAAGTGCCGTTCGACTGGTTCAACAACCTGTTTGGCTTCAAGCGCAACATGTACGACCGGGTGGCGCACTTCTCGGTGGGCTTCTACGCCTACGCCATCATCGAGCTGACGGACAGTTACGGCACCATCCGCAACCGCACCATCAGCTACCTGTTTCCGCTGTGCGTCATCGGCACCGTGGCCATGGCCTACGAGCTGATTGAGTGGGTGTACGCCGAAGTGGCCGGCGGCAACGCCGGTGCCGCCTTCCTGGGCAGCCAGGGCGACATCTGGGATGCGCAGAAGGACATGCTGGCCGATACCAGCGGCGCCATTTTCGCGCTGATTCTGTACGCACTCTTTGGCCGGGGCCGCCGCGAGGCCGCCTAG
- a CDS encoding SDR family oxidoreductase, with translation MRILVTGSNGLLGQKLVALLRTQPGLTLIATSRGPNKLATLYPEVRFVPLDVTDGAQVAAVLAQEQPTHLIHTAAMTNVDECELNQEACWLQNVTAVGHLVAACETHQIHFTHLSTDFVFSGEAGPLAEDAVPAPGNFYGASKVAAERLVQACRAPWAIVRTVLVYGVAHEYGRTNIVLWVRDSLRAKKPIKVVNDQFRTPTLAEDLAQGCWLVARHHATGLYHISSDEMLTPYQMALRVAAYFQLDDALIEKVDASVFSQPAQRPLRTGFIIEKARRELGYRPHSFEEGIAEVARQTAAD, from the coding sequence ATGCGTATTCTCGTCACGGGTTCCAATGGCTTGCTGGGGCAAAAGCTGGTGGCCCTGCTCCGCACCCAGCCCGGCCTAACGCTCATTGCCACTTCGCGCGGGCCCAACAAGTTGGCCACGCTCTACCCCGAGGTGCGCTTCGTGCCGCTGGATGTTACAGATGGCGCCCAGGTGGCGGCGGTGCTGGCGCAGGAGCAGCCCACGCACCTCATCCACACGGCCGCCATGACCAACGTGGATGAGTGCGAGCTAAACCAGGAAGCCTGCTGGCTCCAAAACGTAACGGCCGTCGGGCATCTGGTAGCTGCCTGCGAAACGCACCAGATCCACTTCACCCACCTCAGTACCGACTTCGTTTTTAGTGGCGAAGCTGGCCCGCTGGCTGAGGACGCCGTTCCGGCTCCGGGGAATTTCTACGGAGCCAGCAAGGTAGCTGCCGAACGGCTGGTGCAGGCCTGCCGTGCACCGTGGGCCATTGTGCGCACGGTGCTGGTGTATGGGGTGGCGCACGAGTACGGCCGCACCAACATCGTGCTCTGGGTGCGCGACTCGCTACGGGCAAAAAAGCCCATTAAGGTGGTGAACGACCAGTTCCGGACGCCCACCCTGGCCGAGGATCTGGCCCAGGGCTGCTGGCTGGTGGCCCGGCACCACGCCACTGGCCTCTACCACATCAGCAGCGACGAAATGCTGACCCCGTATCAGATGGCACTCCGGGTGGCCGCCTATTTCCAGCTGGATGATGCTCTGATTGAAAAAGTGGATGCCAGTGTATTCTCGCAGCCCGCCCAACGGCCGTTGCGCACCGGCTTTATCATTGAAAAAGCACGCCGGGAGCTAGGCTACCGGCCCCATTCCTTCGAAGAAGGGATTGCCGAAGTGGCGCGCCAGACGGCGGCCGACTGA
- a CDS encoding peptidylprolyl isomerase, translated as MRFASRFSVLLGVFLLLLAPALYAAKFPKTSKKDQLVTISTSLGDIKVVLFDATPKHKANFLKLAESGFYNGTTFHRIISDFMVQGGDPGSKDADPTNDGQGQPNEGTIPAEIRPEFTHKFGALAAARQADFVNPERASSASQFYLVQNHRGTPHLNGQYTVYGQVVSGLDIIDKIAAQPKDGRDRPLTDIKMTMKVEKLKKKKITELYGYTY; from the coding sequence ATGCGTTTCGCTTCCCGTTTTTCGGTTTTGCTTGGGGTGTTTTTGTTGCTGCTGGCGCCGGCCCTCTACGCGGCCAAATTCCCCAAGACCAGCAAGAAAGATCAGCTCGTCACCATCAGCACCTCGCTCGGTGATATCAAGGTGGTGCTCTTCGATGCCACACCCAAGCACAAAGCCAACTTCCTGAAGCTGGCCGAAAGCGGCTTCTATAACGGCACTACCTTCCACCGCATCATCTCCGACTTCATGGTGCAGGGCGGCGACCCCGGCAGCAAAGACGCCGACCCCACCAACGATGGCCAGGGCCAACCCAACGAAGGCACCATCCCGGCCGAAATCCGGCCCGAATTCACCCATAAGTTCGGCGCGCTGGCCGCCGCCCGCCAGGCCGACTTCGTGAACCCCGAGCGGGCCAGCAGTGCCTCGCAGTTTTATCTGGTGCAGAACCACCGCGGCACGCCGCACCTCAACGGCCAGTATACCGTCTACGGCCAGGTTGTGAGCGGCCTCGACATCATCGACAAAATTGCCGCCCAGCCCAAAGACGGCCGCGACCGGCCCCTGACCGACATCAAAATGACGATGAAGGTGGAGAAGCTGAAGAAAAAGAAAATCACGGAGCTCTACGGCTACACCTATTAA